The Accipiter gentilis chromosome 29, bAccGen1.1, whole genome shotgun sequence genome segment CGCGTGCTGAACCGGCGCTCGGCGGCGGCAATTGCCCGCAACGCCCCACGTAGCGCGCGCAGCCCCCTCGCCACCatcccgccgcgccgcgcgcctgCCGCCGGGAGCCCGCGCCACCCCCTGGGGCGGGACCACCCCCACCAGCCCCCGCCCTCGCCCGCCGCCATCTTTGAAATGGGCAGTGCGACGCCACGTCGGAGGGGGGCGCCATCTTTGCGAGgggcagccagggaggagggagggcgagcgggcgtggacccttcctcctcccccggaGCCAGCAAGCCCACCCCGGCTTGAGGTTCCTCGGCACGGCCGAGCCAGGACTCAGCtcggcggccccggcccctgcAGCACGACACCGGGGCACAAGGGGCTGCTCTGGGGTGCAGGGTCCCCGTTCTCCCCTCAGCTTTCTGgcccccagccaggcagcatcCCCCTCACCCTCTGCTCGTGCTGCTGTGTTAATCCGCTGCAGCGCTAATTGCGCTGGCCCTCCTGCCTGTTAACGGCTCAGGGGTGGGCACCCGCCCCAGGAGGGGGCACCCCCCAGCAGGGGAGCACCAGGGGGGGGAGTTGCGATGTCTGAACCCAACCCCGGGCGCCTGTCCTCAGGGATGAGAGAGGTGCTGTCTTACAGCACTCCAGCTGCTTTCTCCCTTTAGGCAAAAAGAGTGACACAAGGTTAAAACCAGCCGTTTGGGACAGGATGGTGTTTATTCACAACCAGCAGAAGTGATCTGGCTTATTGCTTGCAACcaacttcattttttccaaagaaaccaAGTCCCCCTAACCAGACACTGTTTCAGAGCCCCGCATCAAGAGAGATTTACCTTGTACACGTCCTTTATCATCCTCACTTTTTGTCCCGAGAACAGCCCTGCTCACCACTGCTTCCTCCTGACACCTTATGCTACCGACGTGGCTTTTGCATTAGTCTAGTTAATGGACAACCTATCAAATGCCAAAGGTTATCACCTGCTGCATGTCATACAtgttatttttttgaaagtcttGGGATCCATGGGGCTCACTGAGAAAACGGCCAGCTGCAGATGACAGCCATGGAAGACAAAGTGTTCAGCGAGCAGTTCTGCTACAGCAGGCTGTGAAGGAGCACTCGCTCTGTACGAGTTGGTCCGGACAAGCTCTGGCTGGTCGCTGTACCCAGGGAAGGCAGCGGTCTTGCTCTAGACTCACGCAAAGAGCTCCAGGGCAGAGAAGCAGACACACGAGTGTTTAAAGAGTCACCCTTCTCCCCAGCACAGTGTTCCAAACACTGCCAGGCTATCATGAAATCCCTGCAGCCAGTGGGACAGCAGGTCTCGCCCCAGGCTGAGGCGAGCACTCACAACTCCCTTCCCCATCCAAACTCCTGCCACAGCCAGGACTACAGGGAAAGCATGCAGCAGGCTGGGTGTGTCTGACACGACTCCCAATTGCAGTTTGCATGAAGAAAGCGTGGACACCGCGTGCTGTTACAGAGATCAACGATTCCCACCATAAATCCTGACTGTATGGAGCaaccagctctgccagctgcccctcTGGTTTGCCCCTTTCTAGGCTAGAGCCAGTGTGAGTTAGTCATGCTGTCTAGAGCGACTCTGCCTTCCCCAGGACACCTCTGCATTACTCAGAAGCGCCTGCCTTGTCCTACATCAACGCTTCAGCAAAGGACACGCCATGCAGCAGCTATGACCAACCGAGAGAGCTGCAACATATCCCAGCAGGGCCCAGTTTGGTCCAGGGCAGGTACTCCCAGTCCTGCCGGTCACAGCACCGCTCACCAAGAgccccagcactgacagagcCACTTTCTCCATCACCAGGTCCATAACAATCGATCCACAAGATTAACGTAACCAATACAGACTGTTGCAGGGGAAACACAGGCACTGTGCCAAAGCTGCAGAGAAACAACCCCGGGCTCGCAGGCATCACCTTCCCAGTCATGCAGCTTCACAGTGGCTGAGCTGCTGTGTGACAAGAGAGGACGGCAGAGCTCGGTTAAAGCCAGCAGACACTTCTCCTTGAAGAAAGTCCCTTCCCAGACAGAACAACCCCACCAGGACATCCCCGCTCAATGCAACCTGCAGAGTAGCCCAGCCGGGACCCCGCTGGGGAAGCCCCTGCTCAAAACACTCTGTCAAATTCAGTCTGGTTGGTTGCAGCCGGGTTCCTGCCCTGGTTTGCTGGCTGCTGGGGCATGTGCCCACCCCTCCTGCGTGGAGGGGCCAGGTACTCAAACATGGACTGGTTGTGGGTGGACAGCATGTTTTTGAGGTCCGAGGGCATGGGGTCTGACCAGAAGAAGTCATGGTTCAGCGCGTCGTCGCTGTCAATCCGCTGGGCGGgatccagcaccagcagcttgTCAATGAGGTCGAGTGCATAGGGGTCTTTGACGTAGGCTTTCAGGCGATCCTTCACCTTGCGCTTCTGGCCCTTGGGGAGATCCAGCTTCTGGTAAAGCTCATATTTATCCACATTTGGCCAAACCTGGAAAGGGGCAGGAAAGGGGGgttgaaaggaaataattatgaACAGAACAAGCCATTTTTGatgcaacaccctcagggaaaacAAGGTGAGCACTGCCAAGAGAACAATACTATTTAATAACCACCAAGCTGGCAGACCTTGTTCCCACAGCATGAAGGAGGCACTAAAAGGTGCACTAAAGCCTGGAGACACATGGACAAGTCAAGACAGAGTCTTCCTGGTGTGGGAATGACACCCAAGATGCTCCAGGATCTCTGGTTCTCCCACAAGAGCTACTAGAGTGCACAGCTTGGGCCAGCTAAAACATCCGGAAATGTAAAATGACAAAACTTATTGCTAAACAACCACCTGGATGTATGTGGCACCTTTTATCCTTAGAAAGCAAAGCCTGCTGCAATCACCAGTGCTTACCTCAACCCTGATCTGGGAGAGACCACAGCAGGTATCTACACATAAAAGCAAGCACCTTCAATGTACACAGAATATATGTAACAGAAGCGTCAGgcctctgcagctgcctgcacaaCACACCCCACCAGATTACAGCCCTGGAGAAGAGATCCCTCGGCTAGATCACCCACAAGAGGGCAGGACAAGCTGCCATTAAATAACGAGCTGAGAAAGGGCCGAGTGCTCACACCAGGGCTGAGTTGATGCCACAAATCACAAGCCAGAATTAAAGCAGCTTTTCAAGGTGACCAGTGCAAAGCACCCAAGACAAACCTctcaacacaaaacaaaaaaacctcaccctTCTTTTAAGCAGAAATTCAGAGGGTGTTTATGAGAGACAACCCCCAAACACAGACTAGAACAGATTCCTACATGTAATGTTCTGTTCTTTCACATTCAGCGCTGCCAGCATCCCCTCTGCACTCAAAAACAAGGACACAACTCACCCCTCCCGAAAGAGGTCTGGGAGGCCAAGTTCACCCTCTTCTCCTTAGGAGGTTGAGCACAAGTAACATCACAGCTGTAGTTTACACAGGGCAGCAAGGAAAGCGCAGCATCCCACTGTGCACTTGGCTCCCAGGAGGCAAATAGCATTTGCAGGAgcttccccagcctccctgccagcagcaggcacaCTCCAGTGCCAGGAAGGTGCAGCAGCCATCGCACAGGGCAGGGAAGAGGCCCAGGAGTGCTCCGTCCCagtccctgcccacagcactgCTTCACACCTCTCTCCTGCCCTCCACAGCTTGCCCACACTCTTGCCCTCACCTCCGGTGTGATGGATCCACAGAGCTGGCTGATGAGGGTGAGCTGGTGCTGCTCTGTGTTCCCCTGCATGATGGGGCTGCGGGTCCACATCTCTGCCATGATGCAGCCTCCGCCCCACAGGTCAATGGGGGGACCATAGTCCCGCTCCCCTAAACGGAGATGCCGTTGTTAGTCAcccaggagaaggagaagggcagaGAAGCCGGCAGAGCCCATTCACCTCCTACCTAGGAGCAGCTCTGGTGGCCGATACCACAGAGTCACCACCCGGTTGGTGTAGCGGTTTGGCTGGCTGTTCTTAGCCAGGCTGAAAGCTCGAGCCAGCCCAAAGTCTGCAAGCTTCAGGACTCCATCCCGCGTGATCAGGACATTTGCAGCTTTCATGTCTCGATGCAAGATCTGTACAAGGACAGACATCAAAAGGTTAAGCCATTAAGGCACCCTCCTTGGGTCCCTGGTACCAGCGGGGTACTTATACTCTGGAGGTGGAGAACAAGGAAGGTCTTCCCTCCAGCCTGCACTAAGACACCCCGCTCCTTGGAAAGCTACAGAGAGCAGGGTGACTTCAGGGCACAGCATGGATCTGGCCCATTACCTTGTTCCTGTGGATGTAGTAAAGTCCATTCAATAGCATCTGCATAACTTTCTTGATCTCCGAGAGCGTGAACTTGACATGAGCATTGCTGAGAAGGCCAGCCAGGTCATGCTCGCAGAAGTCAAACACAAGGTAGATACTGCCCTTGCAGCGGTTGTAGGGAGAGGCTACAGGGAGAGGCAAGGAAGGACTGTCAGCAAGGGACCCTTAACTCCGTCACAGCTCCTCCTGACCTCCAGCCACCCTGCTGCTCATACAGTGCTCACTAGACAAAACCTCGGGGCACAGGAACACAGAGAACCAGAGACAACCTGCAGGCCTCAAGATCCTTTGTAAAGAGGCACTAAGACAGCACAGCTAGCAAGGGAAGAACAAGGGATGACAATCAGAGTAGTGAATGTCATCAGGCAAGGAAAGGCCATGAAAATCTTTGAAAGCTTAATTTTGTGTTGTTCCACGTGCATAACGGCTGTGGGGTTTCCTCCTTGCAAGCTGTGCAAGGTGTACATACCGCTAGCTGCCAGCCAAGCACTATCACTGATTGCATCAGTGATAGAGCAGGCACCCACAAAGACAGCCCCaggaaaaatgcagaaacagagaaaatccATCTAATGTAACACTAGAAAGTGAGGCTTTTTGCAACCTCAAACAGCATCTATGAAAACGGACTGATCTTaatcaaagtaatttaaaactcCAATTGTCAAAAAATTGTCCAAAAGTCAGTAACAGGAAACCTCAAATGAAGCAATCAATTTCAATCTTGTTCCTAGAGCACACAtgcaaaacattattaaaaacaaaggctAATTTTCATCAGCTGTAATCAGCAAAACCTGCTGATCAGCAACTCCAACCGGAAAATGAGGGTTAAGCTCAACCGCCATAGAAACACTCCACTCTCCTCTGCCAGCCAGAAGGGTGCCTGCTAGATCAGGTTTGCAGTTCCTTACATGGATACGGCCCCTACCACACCTTTCATAggtaaaaagagaaaagcttaaaTTTTGAGAACAGCAAATGCAATGTTTCTACTTTACTGGAAACTGAGGTCAAGGTAGATTTGGATGAAAACTGGAattcaaacaaaacacaaaaaactgacatgtctacaaaaatatttacctTACGTACGCCCGACACCCAATCATTACAACTCATTTAATCAcacaatgatttaaaaattaacttgtcAGTGTTTCTACTTGTACCTGTTCAGACAATAATCTACACACTGTGGAGTACTGGAGTAACTTCAAGTTCCTGGTCCAGGGCCAGGGATTTCTACCAGTTCAGTGAccagacttttttaaaaacatcatcaCCAGATACCTGCCACTTTcgtttttatttaactgaaattaCTGTCTTGAGAATAGCAGCTTTTAACATCAGCTGCcactttcaaaagtatttttccagTACAAATCCATATAAGAGAATGATATATAAAAACTAGCAagtgttttaaagtaatttcacTGGAAACGGAGCCAGGCCAGGTGCACTGAGCATGCCAGTCACACAGTGGAAGTGAGGAGGTGGAGGAGCAGCTCAGAACTGCCCTGTGTGGAGTCCCTGCCCTCACAGCATGAGCAGTTACTGTCATCTGCAGAAAGAGACGCTGAGCGAGTCTCCAGCTGGAGCTGTGTCATCAGCTCAGAGCTGCCATGAACTGTCATAAGCCAACTGAGAGGGACAGCTCCAGCTCCTGACAGGGAACCAACTGCGCACAGCCATGAAATCAGCTCTGGGCTGAGAACCCTCTGCTTCAAAGTCTCTCCAGCACTGTTTATTTAAAGGCTCTCAGACGGGAGTTTTCCAAGACAGGCAGCATTCACCACCATGGCACAGGCATATCCTAGCAGGACTGACAACAGCTTTttccagccaggctgcagcaacATTCTAACTCACTTAGAAACTGTTTTCCAAGGTGAGTGTACTGTCATGCCACATCACAGACAGGAACAGAGGCCTGTGTTCAGCTAGAGGACCCCACCCCCAGCACAAACCACCAGCCTGCTCAGCAGCGAAGGAGGgctgaaaaaaaggcaacagcCTGCACAAGAGAGGCCCCCACAAGCTACCTTTGGTCCTGCAGATTTCTATGAGGTTCACCACGTTTTCATGTTTGAGCAGCTGGAGGATTTTAATCTCTCTCAAGGCTGTGATGGGGaactggaaagaagaaagagaggacaGGGATTAGGGGTGCAGGAGACCAGGCCACCCTTGCCTAGAGAACAGGAGAGATGTGACCACAGCAGCTTGGCATGGGACCTGCTCGAGTAGCACTGCGACAAATCACTGAAGGGTAAtcagagctttaaaataaaacaccaacACCGGGATTGTCAAAATTTATTCACCATCAGGCCACCATTGGTGACGGAGATCATGCCACAAAATGGAAGTGTTTGCGTGGTGCCGAGATAGGCGCACAGAAacccatccctcctcccctcacCTCACCTGTTCATAACAGGACATGGTACAGCCCAGCTTGAGCTGCAAAGCAAACTCCCTAGCTGCTGCCCATGCTGTTTAACGGCTCTCTCCCCAGCTTGCCCCACCTCTGCACACCCCTGAGCCTGTGCCTTTCACGGACTACCCAGTTCTTCCACAAATACCAGCCCGTGTGGAGCCCTGCGCCAGGGCTGACAGGGTTTTGCACAGGAGGAGAAATACGTGGGTAGCAGTCACTTcccagcagctgtgctgtgcagcCCAGGCACCACATAGCTACTGCTACACACTGCTGCCACCTGCCTTTGCAGCCAAGAAGGTGATAACACCTGTACACCTTGGCAGGGCATCCACAAGACCCAACATTATCACAGTATCagtagaagaggaaaaaggcCACGGGGCTGGGATCCTGTCCACACCCTTACAGGTTCAAGGTCTGGCACGTTATAGCAGTAAATATTGTTAAAGAACAGTGAAAACACATCTCTGCCATCCCCAAAATTAACTTTCACCTATGAACCTCCCAGTCCAGGCCTTCCCAAACTCAGCCCAGCCATGCTCCCACACTTACCCCCTCCTTCTCATTTTCCATCAACACTTTCTTCAGTGCTACTTTCTTGCCTGTCTGACGATGTTTGGCTTTGAAAACTTCCCTATAACACCAGAAACAAATCTGTGAGCAGcacaaggaagaaggaaggaaccAGATGCTCCTGACCAGGAACAAGCCCAAACAAGACACACGAGAAC includes the following:
- the CDK9 gene encoding cyclin-dependent kinase 9 isoform X1, encoding MAKQYDMVECPFCDEVSKYEKLAKIGQGTFGEVFKAKHRQTGKKVALKKVLMENEKEGFPITALREIKILQLLKHENVVNLIEICRTKASPYNRCKGSIYLVFDFCEHDLAGLLSNAHVKFTLSEIKKVMQMLLNGLYYIHRNKILHRDMKAANVLITRDGVLKLADFGLARAFSLAKNSQPNRYTNRVVTLWYRPPELLLGERDYGPPIDLWGGGCIMAEMWTRSPIMQGNTEQHQLTLISQLCGSITPEVWPNVDKYELYQKLDLPKGQKRKVKDRLKAYVKDPYALDLIDKLLVLDPAQRIDSDDALNHDFFWSDPMPSDLKNMLSTHNQSMFEYLAPPRRRGGHMPQQPANQGRNPAATNQTEFDRVF
- the CDK9 gene encoding cyclin-dependent kinase 9 isoform X2, which codes for MAKQYDMVECPFCDEVSKYEKLAKIGQGTFGEVFKAKHRQTGKKVALKKVLMENEKEGFPITALREIKILQLLKHENVVNLIEICRTKASPYNRCKGSIYLVFDFCEHDLAGLLSNAHVKFTLSEIKKVMQMLLNGLYYIHRNKILHRDMKAANVLITRDGVLKLADFGLARAFSLAKNSQPNRYTNRVVTLWYRPPELLLGERDYGPPIDLWGGGCIMAEMWTRSPIMQGNTEQHQLTLISQLCGSITPEVRARVWASCGGQERGVKQCCGQGLGRSTPGPLPCPVRWLLHLPGTGVCLLLAGRLGKLLQMLFASWEPSAQWDAALSLLPCVNYSCDVTCAQPPKEKRVNLASQTSFGRGLAKCG